In Paenibacillus sp. G2S3, a single window of DNA contains:
- a CDS encoding S-layer homology domain-containing protein, translating into MRRKRFTFALICTLCSSMWLSTVHAEKVSDFEMQTSATESANSTFTVTLKGKDIQDLYAYEAKFNFDPKVLEIVKAETKIKGFSVSPIVKNNEITIAHTKIGNVNGEKGNLDIATITFKAKRAGTTAVKWTALKVLDRNLKDQEFTPNQSSTFTKIFSDIVSHWAKQDIMEMVTKGIVEGMDADSFAPNNNITRAQFAALIARALDLTEGSGSNPFTDVKSGVWYEDTVKKAYAAGIISGLSKTKFAPEKSITREEMTTMLMRAKAYASGVKVDSMASDSTTAFKDDSKISPWAKASVGFALKSGLMKGRTQTTFAPKESATRAESAVVIKRLLNSK; encoded by the coding sequence ATGAGACGCAAACGGTTCACATTCGCACTAATCTGTACGTTATGTTCTTCCATGTGGTTGAGTACAGTCCATGCTGAAAAAGTCTCTGATTTCGAGATGCAGACATCAGCTACTGAATCTGCTAATTCTACGTTCACCGTTACATTAAAGGGGAAAGATATTCAAGACTTATATGCATATGAAGCTAAATTTAATTTTGACCCGAAAGTGCTTGAGATTGTAAAAGCAGAAACGAAGATCAAAGGCTTTTCAGTATCTCCGATCGTTAAAAACAATGAAATTACGATAGCCCATACTAAGATTGGTAATGTGAATGGTGAAAAGGGTAATTTGGACATTGCCACGATTACCTTTAAAGCTAAAAGGGCTGGTACAACTGCAGTAAAATGGACCGCATTAAAAGTTCTTGATCGTAATCTGAAAGATCAGGAATTCACCCCGAATCAATCCTCAACATTCACCAAGATTTTCAGCGATATCGTCTCACATTGGGCGAAGCAAGATATCATGGAAATGGTCACTAAAGGAATTGTTGAAGGCATGGATGCCGACAGCTTTGCCCCTAATAATAACATCACTCGCGCACAATTCGCAGCTCTTATAGCCAGGGCATTAGATCTTACAGAAGGTTCTGGAAGTAATCCGTTTACGGATGTGAAATCAGGGGTTTGGTACGAAGATACGGTAAAGAAAGCTTATGCAGCCGGAATTATTAGTGGTTTGTCGAAGACGAAGTTTGCCCCGGAAAAAAGCATTACCCGTGAGGAAATGACGACGATGCTGATGCGTGCGAAAGCTTATGCTTCCGGCGTAAAGGTCGATAGTATGGCCTCAGATTCCACTACTGCGTTTAAAGATGATAGTAAAATAAGCCCATGGGCTAAAGCGTCGGTGGGGTTTGCCTTGAAATCAGGATTAATGAAAGGTAGAACTCAGACTACTTTTGCACCCAAAGAATCTGCCACAAGAGCCGAGTCAGCCGTTGTTATCAAGCGATTGTTAAATTCCAAGTAA
- a CDS encoding helix-turn-helix domain-containing protein, with amino-acid sequence MMKFKALIVDDEPLARLALREYISIASTDFEIAGEAGDGKEALSMLKIHQDVDLVLADIQMPNMNGVELLEALNNTTFSNQPLTIMLSAYGDYSFVRDSFVLGAFDYIVKAKLDETYIAPVLTKTVDELKRRQSSSRSVSTLEDAEASICSVLHRLCLTDSLEVTDDELAPSLELVRKHMGEKNLEVALIRLSDTVQFEDSHRMIMQTIRTVTNRSRSEGICKVCRYDDRHYVLFFSFPEQCSIIAVRRLTDIILSEVSMRLKQFINLKLSMGISDIVDGLHQWNRLFRQAERLAGLSFYQGYNRLYYPEAERHPSIKESDWKEAWYLGRTEMLKSLSDPDSTKWQEVYEQCCSLLIQRYPCSPELIKSDVVDMTWEASALIYQKGVSWEKLHDKLPYPITDHIYKQETWENTVHWCRLFLEHLHQKLHPKDQPKECFLSPVVAKTKELLEKNFNEDVHLSNISQIVGVSESYLSKQFSKEIGVNFIQFLTNLRIEKAKKALESGMKIYEVSEQVGYVNPEHFSRIFKKITGISPLAYRREKE; translated from the coding sequence ATGATGAAATTTAAAGCTCTCATTGTTGATGATGAACCATTAGCTAGGTTAGCCCTTCGGGAATATATATCCATTGCTTCGACTGATTTTGAGATTGCAGGGGAAGCAGGAGATGGCAAGGAGGCCTTAAGCATGCTGAAAATCCATCAGGATGTGGATCTAGTTCTGGCGGATATTCAAATGCCAAATATGAATGGAGTAGAGCTTCTCGAAGCACTGAATAACACTACTTTTTCGAATCAACCGCTAACCATCATGCTCAGCGCATACGGAGATTATTCTTTTGTAAGAGATTCCTTTGTGCTCGGCGCCTTTGATTACATTGTTAAAGCCAAGTTAGATGAAACTTATATTGCACCGGTTCTGACTAAAACCGTGGATGAATTGAAGCGACGTCAGAGCTCCTCAAGGTCAGTATCAACCTTAGAGGACGCAGAAGCATCGATCTGTTCTGTTCTGCACCGGCTCTGCCTAACAGATTCCTTAGAAGTGACGGATGATGAATTAGCGCCTTCGTTAGAGCTTGTTCGAAAGCATATGGGGGAGAAAAATCTGGAGGTTGCGCTTATTCGACTATCGGATACCGTTCAATTTGAAGATTCACACCGTATGATTATGCAGACGATACGAACGGTAACGAATCGAAGTAGAAGTGAAGGGATCTGCAAAGTATGCAGATATGATGACAGACATTATGTTTTGTTCTTCTCTTTTCCAGAGCAATGCAGCATTATTGCCGTTCGTAGATTGACAGACATTATCTTGTCTGAAGTGAGCATGAGATTAAAGCAATTCATTAATTTGAAGCTATCTATGGGCATCAGTGACATTGTAGATGGTCTTCACCAGTGGAACCGTTTATTCCGCCAAGCTGAACGATTAGCAGGTTTGAGCTTTTACCAAGGGTACAATCGATTATATTATCCGGAAGCTGAAAGGCATCCATCTATTAAAGAAAGTGATTGGAAAGAAGCGTGGTACTTGGGTAGAACCGAAATGCTGAAGTCATTAAGTGATCCGGATTCAACGAAATGGCAGGAGGTATATGAACAATGCTGTAGCTTGTTGATTCAGCGCTACCCTTGTTCACCTGAGCTTATCAAATCAGATGTAGTCGATATGACCTGGGAGGCAAGCGCATTAATTTATCAAAAAGGCGTTTCTTGGGAAAAGCTTCATGATAAGCTGCCTTATCCCATCACGGATCATATATATAAGCAGGAAACCTGGGAGAATACGGTGCATTGGTGCCGACTGTTCTTGGAACATCTGCATCAAAAGCTGCATCCGAAAGACCAACCTAAGGAATGCTTTCTCAGCCCTGTTGTTGCTAAAACGAAAGAGCTATTAGAGAAAAACTTTAACGAAGATGTGCATTTATCGAATATTAGTCAGATTGTCGGTGTAAGCGAGAGCTATTTAAGTAAACAATTTTCTAAAGAAATAGGTGTTAATTTCATTCAGTTTCTGACGAATCTGCGAATCGAGAAGGCTAAAAAGGCGCTGGAGAGCGGAATGAAAATATATGAGGTTTCTGAGCAAGTAGGGTACGTTAATCCAGAACATTTCAGTCGTATTTTCAAAAAAATCACAGGAATTAGCCCCTTAGCTTATCGCAGAGAGAAAGAATAA